The proteins below come from a single Leptospirales bacterium genomic window:
- a CDS encoding HINT domain-containing protein produces MAGTLVLVDASTDGARYENGAWFKEIQEIIPGDIVLSYNESTHTVEPKRVVQTFVRQTDRIYHVRYSNGAEFETTFNHEFYVKGEGWVQAKQLRPGDVSITANGAEQTIAGVNGEARYETVYNFEVQDNHTYFVGRDTVLVHNQTYVPPAAAPDLLCGISRIVGRVENGCDNPEYMAQLRAAGMARGLGELAGSIAGGVGVVTLATCFEGGCAAAYTTWLQSHVEVTAFFVSLLGGDAYLNGSGAVTAEEAALIRQKLLSADSRMLGQLWKRLLIAGRSAQSSSEVGIINNLRGRVFEAAALKALGASPNTSEALFGNTRRGGRTCYSGLS; encoded by the coding sequence GTGGCGGGGACGCTGGTGCTGGTGGATGCGAGCACCGATGGCGCCCGCTATGAGAACGGGGCCTGGTTCAAGGAGATCCAGGAGATTATTCCCGGCGACATTGTCCTCTCATACAACGAGTCCACACATACCGTTGAACCCAAACGAGTGGTCCAGACCTTTGTGCGTCAGACGGACCGCATCTACCATGTCCGCTACAGCAACGGCGCGGAATTTGAGACTACATTCAATCACGAGTTCTATGTAAAGGGCGAAGGCTGGGTGCAGGCGAAGCAGCTGCGTCCCGGAGATGTGAGCATTACCGCAAACGGCGCTGAGCAGACGATCGCCGGCGTAAACGGCGAGGCCCGCTACGAGACAGTCTACAACTTCGAGGTCCAGGACAACCACACGTATTTCGTGGGCCGTGATACGGTGCTGGTGCACAATCAGACTTATGTTCCACCTGCGGCCGCCCCAGATCTGCTTTGTGGCATATCACGAATCGTCGGGCGGGTGGAGAATGGATGCGACAATCCGGAATACATGGCGCAGCTGCGGGCTGCTGGAATGGCCCGGGGACTGGGCGAACTTGCTGGCAGTATCGCGGGAGGGGTCGGGGTTGTAACGCTTGCGACGTGCTTTGAAGGAGGCTGTGCAGCTGCCTACACAACTTGGTTACAATCCCATGTTGAGGTTACGGCATTCTTTGTCTCTCTATTGGGCGGCGACGCCTATCTTAACGGGTCAGGGGCCGTCACTGCGGAGGAGGCTGCACTCATTCGGCAAAAGCTACTCTCAGCAGATAGTAGAATGCTCGGGCAGTTGTGGAAGCGACTGCTCATTGCTGGCCGGAGCGCTCAAAGTAGTTCGGAAGTTGGAATCATCAATAATTTACGCGGTCGAGTGTTTGAAGCTGCAGCTCTAAAGGCACTTGGCGCTTCGCCAAACACTAGCGAAGCTCTATTCGGCAATACGCGGCGCGGGGGTCGTACGTGTTATTCCGGACTATCTTGA